DNA from Diaphorobacter limosus:
TAATCCGCCCATCGCTTTCATAGCCTGCCAGAACAGCCCGCACCATGATCGTCTGTGTTTGCCGCCGCGTATCTGACCGTGAGATTGCACGCCATGCGCGCGCGGGCATGAGCTTCGATGAGATCCAGTTCGAGCTCGGCGTGGCCACGCAATGCGGGCGCTGCGAAGACTGCGC
Protein-coding regions in this window:
- a CDS encoding (2Fe-2S)-binding protein, translating into MIVCVCRRVSDREIARHARAGMSFDEIQFELGVATQCGRCEDCARDVVAQCCSSQPVAALYKEGLPGATGAGCCGQQGAACGCA